The Endozoicomonas montiporae CL-33 genome contains a region encoding:
- the lptM gene encoding LPS translocon maturation chaperone LptM gives MTAPFKRTIKAMTALVFCTFMLAGCGQKGDLYLPNSELPKDATAPEFTQQ, from the coding sequence ATGACAGCGCCTTTTAAACGAACAATAAAAGCAATGACGGCATTGGTTTTTTGTACCTTCATGCTGGCAGGGTGCGGGCAGAAAGGTGACCTGTATCTACCCAATAGTGAGCTGCCGAAAGACGCCACTGCCCCTGAATTCACACAGCAGTAA
- the cyaY gene encoding iron donor protein CyaY: protein MNENQFNQKLDELMMAIEDAIEEQELDIDYETSAGILTLTCPNNSQIILSRQTPLLQLWLAAKSGGFHFDFDAGKGEWVCKGELLIEVLNRCLCDQCGTQTTIEL from the coding sequence ATGAACGAAAACCAGTTTAACCAGAAACTTGATGAACTGATGATGGCGATTGAAGACGCCATTGAAGAGCAGGAACTGGATATTGACTATGAAACTTCAGCCGGGATTCTGACCCTGACCTGCCCGAACAACAGCCAGATTATTCTCAGTCGGCAGACACCGCTGTTGCAACTCTGGCTGGCCGCCAAAAGTGGCGGGTTTCATTTTGATTTTGATGCGGGTAAGGGTGAATGGGTGTGTAAAGGAGAGCTATTGATAGAGGTATTAAACCGGTGTTTATGCGACCAATGCGGAACCCAGACTACTATCGAGCTGTGA
- a CDS encoding BrnT family toxin, whose product MNHHQFEYDEAKSLTNKDKHGIDFDEATALWDDSKLVCLQSKVITDEIRLLFIGQIRTKHWTAVVTKRGDNLRIISVRRSRKNEVSIYES is encoded by the coding sequence ATGAATCATCATCAATTTGAATACGATGAAGCTAAAAGTCTGACAAACAAGGATAAGCATGGTATCGACTTCGATGAAGCAACTGCTCTCTGGGATGACAGTAAGCTCGTTTGCCTGCAGTCGAAAGTGATAACTGATGAAATTCGCCTGCTGTTCATTGGCCAAATAAGGACAAAACACTGGACTGCAGTAGTCACAAAACGCGGAGATAACCTCAGAATTATATCGGTGCGTCGATCCAGAAAAAACGAGGTGAGTATTTATGAAAGCTAA
- the brnA gene encoding type II toxin-antitoxin system BrnA family antitoxin, protein MKAKDLDKKFDDGEDVLEYFDTENPQRPNLEAKRVNIDFPAWVVDELDKEANIIGISRQALIKTWIVDRIRHH, encoded by the coding sequence ATGAAAGCTAAAGACTTAGATAAAAAGTTTGATGACGGTGAAGACGTTCTGGAATATTTTGATACTGAAAACCCTCAGAGACCCAACCTTGAGGCAAAGAGAGTCAATATTGACTTCCCGGCATGGGTTGTTGATGAGCTGGACAAAGAAGCCAACATCATTGGTATCAGCCGTCAGGCACTGATTAAAACCTGGATTGTTGACAGAATAAGACACCATTAA
- a CDS encoding frataxin domain-containing protein has protein sequence MQLWLAAKSGGFHFDFDAGKGEWVCKGELLIEVLDRCLCDQCEKSIALKL, from the coding sequence TTGCAACTCTGGCTGGCCGCCAAAAGTGGCGGGTTTCATTTTGATTTTGATGCGGGTAAGGGTGAATGGGTGTGTAAAGGAGAGCTATTGATAGAGGTATTAGACCGGTGTTTATGCGACCAATGTGAGAAGTCAATCGCTTTGAAGCTATAG
- a CDS encoding porin, with protein MQKKLLATVVASLVAGQAMALEVYNDDTTSLSIGGRIGVTTNDDNKEMGNDSSRINFKFGHKLSSELTAIGVAEWSFDPTAKSGENVFGNRLGYVGLDHSELGALTAGKQWSVYSDVANWASDNLLFNGGIAIGIYDGLNGDGGIHGTGRADDAFAYRNTFGGLNIGLQYQLKSSDTRTLKDADQIDYFQQWNRKTGASQIAVSYDLPMGLSVGYTYSQARFNKTTQGDTKPDHINHAGDSAKAHVFGVKFDHEDLYVGFNYGEFKHHASLKSGLIAEKAKATDLYASYALSSLVDGLAVFGAYQNLDFDKDASGAKTKEELKIASIGVKYQTGPMMFGVQYDQNDSKNAAGKKENDNIFSFNARYYF; from the coding sequence ATGCAGAAGAAACTGCTTGCCACAGTAGTAGCATCCCTCGTTGCCGGTCAGGCAATGGCCCTGGAAGTCTATAACGACGACACCACCAGCCTGAGCATCGGTGGTCGTATTGGTGTTACCACCAATGACGACAACAAAGAAATGGGTAACGACAGTTCTCGTATCAACTTCAAATTCGGCCACAAGCTGAGCAGCGAACTGACTGCTATCGGTGTTGCTGAGTGGAGCTTTGATCCAACTGCCAAGTCTGGAGAAAATGTATTCGGTAACCGTCTGGGTTACGTTGGTCTGGATCACAGCGAGCTTGGTGCTCTGACTGCTGGTAAACAATGGTCTGTATACTCTGACGTAGCTAACTGGGCTTCCGATAACCTGCTGTTCAACGGTGGTATCGCTATCGGTATCTACGATGGTCTGAATGGTGATGGTGGAATCCACGGTACTGGTCGTGCTGACGATGCGTTCGCTTACCGCAATACCTTTGGTGGTCTGAACATTGGTCTGCAATATCAGCTGAAAAGCAGTGACACAAGAACCCTGAAAGATGCTGATCAGATTGACTACTTCCAACAGTGGAACCGTAAAACAGGCGCGTCACAGATTGCGGTAAGCTACGACCTGCCAATGGGCTTATCTGTGGGTTATACCTATAGTCAGGCTCGCTTTAATAAAACCACTCAAGGTGATACTAAGCCAGATCACATCAATCACGCAGGCGACAGTGCTAAAGCACACGTATTCGGTGTGAAGTTTGACCACGAAGATCTGTATGTCGGATTCAACTACGGTGAATTCAAGCATCACGCTTCCCTGAAGAGCGGCCTTATTGCTGAAAAAGCAAAAGCAACTGACCTGTACGCCAGCTATGCTCTGAGCAGCTTGGTTGACGGTCTGGCAGTATTTGGTGCTTACCAGAACCTGGACTTCGACAAGGATGCTTCCGGTGCCAAGACCAAAGAAGAGCTGAAAATTGCTTCTATCGGTGTTAAGTACCAGACTGGCCCAATGATGTTTGGTGTTCAGTACGACCAAAACGACAGCAAGAATGCAGCTGGCAAGAAAGAAAATGACAACATCTTTTCCTTCAACGCTCGCTACTACTTCTAA
- the tenA gene encoding thiaminase II — translation MSVDTSIFYDPSTLFGQLKSACKDDWHAYCHHEFVQRIGDGTLPLASFKHYLQQDYLFLLHYARAYALAVYKSDNPEDMRAASAGVAGVLAETSVHLNYCKVWGLTEQDVIQVPEARANMAYTRYVLERGMAGDILDLQVALAPCSVGYAEIGERLINDPNTQQEGNPYWDWIQTYGSDEFLAGSVKTVETIERLASSRFTEKRLVSLQKTFQEATRLEIGFWDMGINCSF, via the coding sequence ATGAGTGTTGATACGTCGATTTTCTACGATCCGAGCACACTGTTCGGACAATTAAAGTCTGCCTGCAAGGATGACTGGCATGCCTATTGTCACCATGAGTTTGTCCAGCGTATTGGTGATGGCACATTGCCGCTGGCGTCTTTCAAGCATTACCTGCAACAGGATTACCTGTTTCTGCTTCATTATGCCCGGGCTTACGCTCTGGCGGTGTACAAGTCCGATAACCCTGAAGATATGCGAGCTGCTTCGGCCGGTGTAGCCGGTGTGCTGGCTGAAACCAGCGTACACCTGAACTATTGCAAAGTCTGGGGGCTGACCGAGCAGGACGTTATTCAGGTACCTGAAGCCCGGGCCAACATGGCGTACACCCGTTATGTTCTGGAACGAGGTATGGCTGGTGATATTCTGGATTTGCAAGTGGCACTGGCTCCCTGTTCGGTGGGGTACGCAGAAATTGGCGAACGTTTGATTAACGATCCGAATACACAGCAGGAAGGCAATCCCTACTGGGACTGGATTCAGACCTATGGCAGTGATGAGTTTCTGGCGGGCTCGGTGAAGACAGTAGAAACGATAGAACGACTCGCATCCTCCCGCTTTACAGAAAAACGTCTGGTGTCGTTGCAGAAAACCTTTCAGGAAGCAACACGTCTGGAAATCGGATTCTGGGATATGGGAATCAACTGCTCATTCTGA
- the ftnA gene encoding non-heme ferritin, whose amino-acid sequence MLSQKMIDKLNEQINLEFYSSNLYLQMASWCEAQGLDGCSSFFRKHAQEEMQHMQKLFDYVNETGAMAILGAIDAPPHEYTSVRQVFELTYEHECEVTRSINTLAHTAFSEQDFSSFNFLQWYVAEQHEEEKLFKSILDKIDMIGTESNGLYFIDQEVAKAQTAAHAPRA is encoded by the coding sequence ATGCTCAGCCAAAAAATGATTGATAAACTGAACGAGCAGATTAACCTGGAGTTTTACTCTTCCAACCTGTACCTGCAAATGGCCTCATGGTGCGAGGCACAGGGCCTGGACGGCTGCTCCTCATTCTTCAGAAAGCACGCTCAGGAAGAAATGCAGCACATGCAGAAACTGTTTGATTATGTCAATGAAACCGGAGCCATGGCAATTCTGGGGGCTATTGATGCACCACCTCATGAATACACATCCGTTCGCCAGGTGTTCGAGCTGACCTATGAGCATGAGTGTGAGGTGACCCGCAGCATCAACACGCTGGCTCATACCGCATTTTCTGAACAGGATTTCAGTTCATTCAATTTCCTGCAGTGGTATGTAGCTGAGCAGCATGAGGAAGAAAAACTGTTCAAGTCCATTCTCGACAAGATCGATATGATCGGTACGGAAAGCAACGGCTTGTATTTCATTGATCAGGAAGTAGCAAAAGCCCAAACCGCGGCTCACGCACCAAGAGCCTGA
- the elbB gene encoding isoprenoid biosynthesis glyoxalase ElbB, with protein MSQTGTGKKVAVILSGCGVYDGAEIHESVLTLLALDRQGADYRCFAPDIPQHHVINHCTGDEMEQERNVLVESARIARSEIKPIQSLHVEDYDALILPGGFGAAKNLSDFAFNGAEVRVQVDVLAITKAFVDEGMPIGLMCIAPAMAGRIFSEGVQATIGNDAETAAAMEATGVKHVNCAVDDIVVDELRKLVTTPAYMLANRISEAAEGIEKLVEKVLQLA; from the coding sequence ATGAGTCAAACAGGTACAGGCAAAAAAGTCGCTGTCATTCTGTCTGGTTGTGGTGTGTACGATGGTGCAGAAATTCATGAGTCGGTTCTTACGTTGCTGGCTCTGGATCGTCAGGGAGCAGACTACCGGTGTTTTGCTCCGGACATTCCGCAGCATCACGTGATCAACCATTGTACCGGCGATGAAATGGAGCAGGAGCGCAATGTTCTTGTTGAATCTGCCCGCATTGCCCGCAGTGAAATCAAACCAATACAGTCATTGCATGTCGAAGACTATGACGCCCTGATTCTGCCCGGCGGTTTTGGTGCAGCCAAGAATTTGTCTGACTTTGCATTTAACGGTGCTGAAGTACGGGTTCAGGTTGATGTGCTGGCCATCACCAAAGCGTTTGTCGACGAAGGCATGCCAATAGGGTTAATGTGCATTGCACCGGCAATGGCGGGGCGAATCTTCAGTGAAGGTGTGCAAGCCACCATTGGTAACGATGCCGAAACCGCTGCCGCAATGGAAGCGACAGGCGTTAAGCACGTTAACTGTGCTGTGGACGATATTGTGGTGGACGAATTACGCAAACTGGTGACGACGCCTGCCTATATGCTGGCAAATCGCATCAGTGAAGCCGCAGAGGGTATTGAAAAGCTGGTGGAGAAAGTTTTACAGCTGGCGTAG
- a CDS encoding retropepsin-like aspartic protease, with protein MKRLIIIHSVVLSALMLGTGIIAGWWLHHQQPQSVSQNSSNPSFQLKWHNPHSNPGTFHVTEPLWNSTTTEELSMFLMALDENRIDDALVIYQQNERSGSAVFNLLQQNLKEWLSQQDAQISISVLERITQHYYQDERLLTQLVSLYEHQGRLEPAIVTLINLKSFTDNSDTRSGLDERIHLLSRTFFNQQLQLDQLETLLALFQRLSAQEMDYGFYRFALSQIYLATGDNGSAIRELEVLQTHSEFGRQASQQLMALLPPPPVDEEEELPASAIALTPRGGHFLVDVSAGTKETVRLLIDTGASLTTLPSEFLQRLRRKKLAARVGHTHLKTAGGEQFAPIYLLKELHIGHFIVRNLQVAELDLFELGSEGLLGMDVLSQFRFHLDQDKSTLTLHQR; from the coding sequence TTGAAAAGACTGATCATCATCCACTCTGTGGTCTTGTCAGCCCTGATGCTGGGAACCGGCATCATTGCCGGGTGGTGGTTGCATCATCAACAGCCCCAATCAGTCAGTCAAAACAGTAGCAACCCGTCATTTCAGCTCAAATGGCACAATCCCCATTCGAACCCGGGCACATTTCACGTCACAGAGCCTCTCTGGAACAGTACCACCACGGAAGAACTCTCCATGTTTTTAATGGCTCTGGACGAAAACCGCATTGATGATGCGCTGGTGATTTACCAGCAGAATGAGCGATCAGGTTCCGCCGTCTTCAACCTCTTACAGCAAAACCTGAAAGAATGGTTAAGCCAGCAGGATGCACAAATAAGCATCAGTGTTCTTGAACGCATCACCCAGCATTATTATCAGGACGAGCGACTACTGACTCAGCTTGTCAGCCTTTATGAACATCAGGGCAGGCTGGAACCCGCCATTGTTACCCTGATCAACTTAAAAAGCTTTACAGATAATAGTGATACGCGCTCAGGCCTTGATGAACGCATTCATCTTCTCAGCCGAACATTTTTCAACCAGCAGCTACAGCTGGACCAGTTGGAAACACTGCTCGCACTGTTTCAGCGCCTGTCTGCCCAGGAAATGGATTACGGTTTTTACCGATTTGCCCTGTCCCAGATTTATCTGGCAACCGGTGATAACGGCAGCGCCATTCGCGAGCTGGAAGTCCTGCAAACCCATTCAGAGTTTGGACGACAAGCTTCGCAACAACTGATGGCGCTATTGCCTCCGCCACCGGTGGACGAGGAGGAAGAGCTTCCCGCCAGTGCCATTGCCCTGACGCCCAGAGGGGGACATTTTCTGGTGGACGTTTCTGCGGGTACCAAAGAAACCGTGAGGCTTCTCATCGACACCGGCGCCAGCCTTACGACCCTGCCTTCTGAATTCCTGCAGAGGTTACGCCGGAAAAAACTGGCAGCCCGGGTCGGGCATACACATCTGAAAACAGCCGGAGGCGAACAGTTCGCCCCCATCTATCTATTAAAAGAGCTGCATATTGGTCACTTTATCGTTCGAAATTTGCAGGTGGCCGAACTGGATCTTTTCGAGCTAGGATCTGAAGGGTTGTTGGGAATGGACGTTCTGAGCCAGTTCCGCTTTCACCTTGATCAGGACAAAAGTACTCTGACCCTGCATCAAAGGTAA
- the pcnB gene encoding polynucleotide adenylyltransferase PcnB, with the protein MLSTSIMALVLALTLAFTAMLFWRRQKRENQPQDVPPETSSQEIFSDTGSTGDLTMQNRAHKHHDGHHRGRGKKGKCRPVSLTNSPDRQVIPRDHHPVSRREISDNALKVLHRLTSNGFDAYLVGGCIRDIYFDLHPKDFDVATNATPEQVRRLFRNSRVIGRRFKLVHVLFGREMIEVATFRASHDNNATSQEHGRDKSHHSDSGRILRDNVYGSMEDDALRRDFTVNALYYDARDFTVVDFCNGVQDIEDEVLRLIGDPVTRYHEDPVRMLRALRFKAKLDFTIDPETADPIFELGHLLRDIPAARMFDEILKLLQSGKGVRTFELLQEYGLLKHLFSATSHCLEAGDDYCEELIYSALRSTDKRIVKDRPVTPAFLFAALLWGPLQRQFRDLQEQGIPPVPAMQQAAMIVLDNQCAHTAIPKRFTMTIRDIWDMQYRLERRQPKQIDGLLAHPKFRAAYDFLVLREESGEQLDNAGQWWTDIQDGNEQGRNEMIRSLRNQPGGNGRKRRRRRQPRKRSPQNRNPES; encoded by the coding sequence ATGTTAAGCACCTCTATCATGGCTCTGGTGCTGGCCCTTACTCTTGCTTTTACAGCTATGCTCTTCTGGCGCAGGCAGAAAAGGGAAAACCAACCACAGGATGTTCCACCTGAAACCAGCTCACAGGAAATTTTCTCCGATACCGGCTCAACCGGTGATCTGACTATGCAGAATCGTGCTCATAAACATCATGATGGTCACCATCGTGGCAGGGGCAAAAAGGGTAAATGCCGCCCGGTCAGCCTGACCAACAGCCCTGACCGTCAGGTCATTCCAAGAGACCATCATCCCGTATCACGACGGGAAATCAGCGATAACGCCCTGAAAGTACTGCACCGACTGACCAGCAACGGCTTCGACGCTTATCTGGTGGGCGGCTGTATTCGCGATATTTATTTTGATCTTCACCCCAAAGACTTTGACGTTGCCACCAATGCAACGCCCGAACAGGTTCGTCGCCTGTTTCGCAACTCCCGGGTGATAGGCCGACGCTTCAAGCTGGTTCATGTGCTGTTTGGGCGTGAAATGATTGAAGTGGCTACCTTCAGAGCCAGTCACGACAATAACGCCACCAGTCAGGAGCATGGCCGGGATAAGTCCCACCATTCAGATTCGGGTCGAATCCTGCGTGATAACGTTTACGGCTCCATGGAAGACGATGCTTTGCGTCGGGACTTCACAGTCAATGCCCTGTATTACGATGCGCGCGATTTTACCGTGGTGGATTTCTGCAACGGCGTGCAGGACATCGAAGACGAAGTACTACGCCTGATCGGTGACCCGGTCACCCGCTACCACGAAGATCCGGTGCGAATGCTGCGGGCGCTTCGCTTCAAGGCAAAACTGGATTTCACCATTGATCCGGAAACGGCTGACCCGATTTTCGAATTGGGACATTTGCTGCGGGATATTCCAGCCGCCCGCATGTTTGACGAAATACTGAAACTGCTGCAATCCGGCAAAGGGGTCAGAACCTTTGAACTGCTGCAAGAGTACGGTTTGCTGAAACACCTGTTTTCGGCCACCAGCCATTGTCTGGAAGCCGGTGATGACTACTGTGAAGAACTGATCTACAGTGCTTTGCGCAGCACCGACAAACGCATTGTCAAAGATCGTCCGGTCACGCCAGCTTTCCTGTTTGCAGCACTGCTGTGGGGGCCTTTGCAACGTCAGTTCCGTGATTTACAGGAGCAGGGCATACCGCCCGTGCCTGCCATGCAGCAGGCAGCGATGATTGTTCTGGATAATCAATGTGCCCATACCGCAATCCCCAAACGTTTCACCATGACTATTCGCGATATCTGGGACATGCAGTATCGTCTGGAACGCCGCCAGCCCAAGCAGATTGACGGACTTCTGGCACATCCCAAATTCCGCGCGGCTTACGACTTTCTGGTACTTCGGGAAGAGTCCGGCGAGCAACTGGACAACGCCGGACAGTGGTGGACCGACATTCAGGATGGCAATGAGCAGGGTCGCAACGAGATGATTCGTTCCCTCCGTAACCAGCCTGGCGGCAATGGTCGTAAACGACGCCGTCGTCGCCAGCCCAGAAAACGCTCTCCACAGAACAGGAATCCGGAGTCATGA
- the folK gene encoding 2-amino-4-hydroxy-6-hydroxymethyldihydropteridine diphosphokinase has translation MTRAYIALGSNLENPGLQLQRAVDEIDSSTGIQVTGCSKLYQSVPLVAEQVPEGQPDYCNAVVEVETTLQPIELLDAVQTIEKNHGRIRSVRWEPRTLDLDILLFGNETIDSERLTVPHYQMHVRNFVLCPLHDIAPTLSMPDGRSIANLLQVTGTAGLQMIADQYPWF, from the coding sequence ATGACCAGGGCTTACATCGCACTGGGCAGCAACCTGGAAAATCCGGGCTTGCAACTGCAACGAGCCGTCGATGAGATCGATAGCTCGACAGGCATACAGGTGACCGGTTGCTCAAAGCTTTACCAGAGTGTGCCGCTGGTTGCAGAACAGGTACCGGAAGGTCAGCCAGACTACTGCAATGCGGTGGTAGAAGTGGAAACCACACTGCAACCCATTGAATTACTGGATGCCGTGCAGACCATAGAAAAAAACCATGGTCGTATACGTTCGGTACGCTGGGAGCCTCGCACGCTTGATCTGGATATTTTATTGTTTGGCAATGAAACCATCGACAGCGAGCGGCTGACGGTTCCTCATTACCAGATGCATGTACGCAACTTTGTCCTGTGCCCTCTGCACGACATCGCCCCGACCCTGTCGATGCCTGATGGCAGAAGTATCGCGAACCTCTTGCAGGTCACAGGTACGGCAGGACTACAGATGATTGCCGATCAATATCCGTGGTTTTAG
- the panB gene encoding 3-methyl-2-oxobutanoate hydroxymethyltransferase, whose protein sequence is MAKVTLQTLAAKKESGEKFACLTAYDSTFANIVSTQGVEVILVGDSLGNVVQGEDTTLPVTVDDMCYHTRCVAKGNEDSLIMADLPFASYHDVDQAIMNSARLMRAGADMVKLEGEGWLPPIVTRLREQGIPVCAHLGLTPQFVNVLGGYKVQGREVDRANAMIQAAIDLEAAGTALLLLECVPVSLAREITRAVSIPVIGIGAGADTDGQILVSYDMLDLTPGRKARFVKNFMEQAGSPRGAVANYVKEVKDGSYPAKEHCFN, encoded by the coding sequence ATGGCTAAAGTTACCCTGCAAACACTGGCAGCAAAAAAAGAGTCCGGTGAAAAATTTGCCTGCCTGACTGCATACGATTCCACATTTGCAAATATCGTCAGCACTCAAGGGGTTGAAGTCATCCTGGTAGGAGACTCACTGGGTAATGTTGTCCAGGGAGAAGACACCACCCTGCCCGTGACCGTTGATGATATGTGCTATCACACCCGTTGTGTTGCAAAAGGCAATGAAGATTCCCTGATCATGGCAGACCTGCCGTTTGCCTCTTACCATGATGTTGATCAGGCGATCATGAACTCGGCACGCCTGATGCGTGCCGGTGCCGACATGGTCAAACTGGAAGGCGAAGGCTGGCTGCCACCGATTGTGACCCGACTGCGTGAGCAAGGCATTCCGGTCTGTGCACATCTCGGATTAACGCCCCAGTTTGTCAATGTACTGGGCGGATACAAAGTTCAGGGGCGCGAAGTCGATCGTGCCAATGCCATGATTCAGGCAGCTATTGATCTGGAAGCGGCCGGTACCGCTTTGCTGTTGCTGGAATGCGTGCCAGTCAGCCTGGCGCGTGAAATCACCAGAGCCGTTTCCATTCCTGTGATCGGCATTGGAGCCGGTGCCGATACAGACGGTCAGATTCTGGTGAGCTACGATATGCTCGACCTGACACCGGGCCGCAAAGCACGCTTTGTTAAAAATTTCATGGAACAGGCAGGCTCCCCCCGGGGAGCTGTTGCCAACTACGTCAAAGAAGTAAAAGACGGCAGTTATCCGGCAAAAGAGCATTGCTTCAATTAA
- the panC gene encoding pantoate--beta-alanine ligase — MKTVHTISEVQAAVAALKAEGKRVGFVPTMGNLHGGHLTLVEKAKEACDVVVVSIYVNPLQFGPNEDYDSYPRTMEQDSQLLMDHGVDILFACQTTEIYPEGSENHTHVSVDILDGMHCGKSRPGFFTGIATVVTKLFNIVRPDVAVFGEKDFQQLTIIRKMVRDMCMPVEIIGAAIAREATGLAKSSRNGYLTQEEREVIAPTLHQCLQDARKAIIAGERDYDLLRRNAFAKLAEAGFKPDYFNISSTLTLLPAGAEDQSLVILAAGYLGKARLIDNLAFDL, encoded by the coding sequence ATGAAAACCGTTCATACAATCTCTGAAGTTCAGGCTGCGGTAGCGGCGTTAAAGGCAGAAGGCAAACGTGTTGGTTTTGTACCCACCATGGGCAACCTTCACGGCGGACACCTGACACTGGTCGAAAAGGCCAAAGAAGCCTGCGACGTGGTCGTGGTCAGCATTTATGTGAACCCGCTGCAGTTTGGTCCTAATGAAGATTACGACTCCTACCCCAGAACCATGGAGCAGGACAGTCAGCTGCTGATGGATCACGGTGTTGATATTCTGTTTGCCTGCCAGACCACCGAGATCTATCCGGAAGGCAGCGAGAACCATACCCATGTGTCTGTTGATATTCTGGACGGTATGCACTGCGGAAAAAGCCGCCCGGGCTTCTTCACAGGCATTGCAACGGTGGTGACCAAACTGTTCAATATCGTGCGCCCGGATGTGGCGGTATTTGGCGAGAAAGATTTTCAGCAGCTGACGATCATTCGCAAAATGGTGCGGGACATGTGCATGCCCGTGGAAATCATTGGCGCTGCCATTGCCCGTGAAGCCACCGGACTGGCCAAAAGTTCGCGTAACGGGTATCTGACTCAGGAAGAGCGGGAAGTGATTGCCCCTACCCTGCATCAGTGCCTGCAGGATGCCCGTAAAGCAATTATTGCCGGCGAGCGAGACTATGATCTGCTGCGCCGCAATGCCTTTGCCAAACTGGCTGAAGCAGGGTTCAAACCCGACTACTTTAATATCAGCAGCACCCTGACGCTGTTGCCAGCAGGTGCTGAAGATCAATCGCTGGTGATTCTGGCGGCGGGCTACCTGGGCAAAGCCCGACTGATCGACAACCTTGCGTTTGATCTCTGA